The following proteins come from a genomic window of Purpureocillium takamizusanense chromosome 13, complete sequence:
- a CDS encoding uncharacterized protein (COG:K~EggNog:ENOG502U9PT~antiSMASH:Cluster_13.1) — protein sequence MKDLQQINACQMLAMRLVNLNERRSSPFFIHPPAPPSPPSSPHHPQPHSMPVVKTRLTGPSDAAAVAALLFGLLDELWSGNGPDVESLTRTAASVLGDPTVTAALAYVVEDDDGDDNNDDEQQQQKQQKQRHQEPVGVVTINECTAIYAGGKFGEVSELYVCPRMRSRGVAPHLIDVAVELARRRGWKRLEVCAPSQPRWSRSLSFYKRNGFRELGPRLCRDV from the coding sequence ATGAAAGATCTTCAACAAATAAATGCCTGCCAAATGCTTGCCATGCGTCTTGTTAACCTCAACGAACGACGCTCGTCACCATTCTTCATCCAcccgccagcaccaccatcaccaccatcatcacctcaCCATCCCCAACCGCACAGCATGCCAGTCGTCAAGACTCGCCTCACCGGCCcctccgacgccgccgcagtggCCGCTCTCCTcttcggcctcctcgacgagctctgGAGCGGCAACGGCCCCGACGTCGAATCCCTGACGCGCACCGCCGCgagcgtcctcggcgacccgaccgtcaccgccgcgctcgcctACGTCGTcgaagatgacgatggcgatgataacaacgacgacgagcagcagcagcagaagcagcagaagcagcgaCACCAAgagcccgtcggcgtcgtcaccatcaacGAGTGCACCGCCATCTACGCCGGCGGCAAGTTCGGCGAGGTGTCGGAGCTGTACGTCTGCCCGCGCATGCGCTCGCGAGGCGTCGCGCCGCACCTGATTGACGTGGCCGTGGAGctcgcccggcggcgcgggtggaAGCGCTTGGAGGTTTGCGCGCCGTCTCAGCCGAGATGGAGTCGTTCGCTGAGCTTTTACAAACGGAACGGCTTTAGGGAGCTGGGGCCCAGGCTGTGCCGGGATGTCTGA
- a CDS encoding uncharacterized protein (antiSMASH:Cluster_13.2~COG:F~COG:H~TransMembrane:2 (i39-60o72-94i)~EggNog:ENOG503NZI1), with translation MARKSLLKHLELPVKPGQVEATSLLNWDVQPIEKARRTWGWTAFLSMWSTGAFCMSNFQIGSSMLSLGLNWWQVIVLTLVGHILAVSLILVSAWPGFEYGIPFPVATRAAWGHFATPFMVLNRVLLSVI, from the exons ATGGCGCGAAAGAGCCTCTTGAAGCACTTGGAGCTTCCTGTCAAGCCAGGACAAGTCGAGGCAACGTCACTGTTGAACTGGGACGTGCAGCCGATTGAAAAGGCACGGCGGACATGGG gaTGGACGGCGTTTCTGAGTATGTGGAGCACGGGGGCGTTTTGCATGAGCAACTTTCAGATT GGCTCGAGCATGCTGAGCTTGGGGCTCAATTGGTGGCAAGTGATTGTGCTTACACTGGTTGGCCACATCCTCGCCGTGTCGCTCATTCTGGTGTCAGCGTGGCCTGGGTTCGAATACGGCATCCCGTTTCCCGTGGCCACTCGCGCTGCTTGGG GGCACTTCGCAACGCCCTTTATGGTGCTGAACCGCGTGCTCCTGTCCGTCATCTAG
- a CDS encoding uncharacterized protein (TransMembrane:8 (o28-47i54-76o103-126i138-162o192-215i236-258o264-283i342-365o)~COG:F~COG:H~antiSMASH:Cluster_13.1~EggNog:ENOG503NZI1) codes for MTYVCLRAIFPSIDRIPNTLPASTGTNLPQFVGFIVLFVIQIPMLFLSPRCLCYLVWAGAVAGFEVQLGLTVWAVATMGDAGFGAVLHGGEQQGASSSSRSQLGWASVFCICLTISSVTSLSMSICDYTRYSGSVKTGVWGQALSWIPIWLGNIFGILTVAATQRRFGAELWSVIQLLMAMQDASPTAGTRVAVFFCGLAFLVVQLGLNITGNIFSGGTDLASLLPQYISIRRGQFIVVAIALAINPWYLVSAAAVFLSVISGYTIFIQPFLGILTANYFFVFRRKLKIEDLYTYKDSIYFYGWGVNWRSVVAWTCSVAPHLPGFVSFLDPKLPITAGARQLYYIAPFTSFLIAFAVSLALGLWFPAASQETFLRDKTRADAFWGKENFIAHLTTGRGLAEYMMDEKDPEVTSTR; via the exons ATGACCTACGTCTGCCTCCGGGCCATATTCCCGTCCATTGACCGCATCCCCAACACGCTGCCGGCGAGCACGGGGACGAACCTGCCGCAGTTTGTCGGCTTCATCGTCTTATTCGTGATCCAGATCCCCATGCTCTTCCTGAGCCCCCGGTGCCTATGCTATCTCGtctgggccggcgccgtcgccgggttCGAGGTGCAGCTCGGGCTCACCGTCTGGGCTGTCGCAAccatgggcgacgccgggtTCGGTGCGGTGCTTCACGGGGGAGAGCAACAaggcgcgtcgtcgtcgtcgaggtcacAACTGGGATGGGCGTCCGTGTTCTGCATCTGCCTGACGATATCCAGCGTCACCAGTCTCTCAATGAGCATCTGCGACTACACCCGCTACAGCGGGTCGGTCAAGACGGGCGTCTGGGGCCAGGCGCTTTCCTGGATCCCCATCTGGCTGGGCAACATCTTTGGCATCCTGACCGTGGCGGCCACGCAGCGGCGGTTCGGCGCCGAGCTCTGGAGCGTGATCCAGCTGCTCATGGCCATGCAGGACGCGTCCCCGACGGCGGGCACGAGggtcgccgtcttcttctgcgGGCTCGCCTTCTTGgtcgtccagctcggcctcaaCATCACGGGCAACATCTTCTCCGGCGGGACGGACCTGGCGTCCCTGCTGCCGCAGTACATTAGCATCCGTCGCGGACagttcatcgtcgtcgccatcgcgctGGCCATCAACCCCTGGTACCTCGtttccgcggcggccgtcttcCTGAGCGTCATCTCGGGCTACACCATCTTCATCCAGCCCTTCCTGGGGATCTTGACGGCGAATTACTTTTTCGTGTTCCGGCGCAAGTTGAAGATTGAGGACTTGTATACGTATAAGGACTCCATCTACTTTTATGGCTGGGGCGTGAACTGGCGGTCGGTCGTGGCG TGGACGTGCTCCGTGGCTCCTCACCTCCCGGGATTTGTGAGCTTTCTGGACCCGAAGCTGCCGATTACCGCGGGGGCTCGGCAGTTGTATTACATTGCGCCCTTTACGAGCTTCTTGATCG CGTTTGCCGTTTCCCTCGCGCTCGGCTTGTGGTTccccgcggcgtcgcaggAGACGTTTCTGCGAGACAAGACGAGAGCTGACGCCTTTTGGGGCAAGGAAAACTTCATCGCGCACCTGACCACGGGCAGAGGCTTGGCGGAGTACATGATGGATGAGAAGGACCCGGAGGTCACGAGCACGAGGTAG